One window of Populus nigra chromosome 5, ddPopNigr1.1, whole genome shotgun sequence genomic DNA carries:
- the LOC133694487 gene encoding oxysterol-binding protein-related protein 1C-like isoform X1, with the protein MHPLCCISTVSDNSPANLSMAVTVRSNPDPGSTTVEPQNQNHNNTSHFSNHHHHNHSTASYCSSNNGTDCNKNNRMSHQRVSSAREQPLIQVDVKINDIVGNGISGILYKWVNYGKGWRPRWFVLQDGVLSYYKIHGPDKILVNQETEKGSKIIGEESMRRISRPKNGNSQNRRKPVGEIHLKVSSIRESRSDDKRFSIFTGTKRLHLRAETREDRLAWMEALQAVKDMFPRMSNSELMGPLDSVAVSTEKLRQRLQEEGVSEELILDSEQIMRSEFAALQNQIVLLKQKQWLLIDTLRHLETEKVDLENTVVDESRRQLNDQGTTSSSILRQYKFSEASVSESDDDNNERVDGAEEETDDDENAFFDTRDFLSSGSFKSNESDFRPSSFSSDDEGFFALESEDGIDPLIRSVGSNYPYIKRRKKLPDPIEKEKGVSLWSMIKDNIGKDLTKVCLPVYFNEPLSSLQKCFEDLEYSYLLDRAYEWGKQGNSLMRILNVAAFAVSGYASTEGRICKPFNPLLGETYEADYPDKGLRFFSEKVSHHPMIVACHCEGTGWKFWGDSNLKSKFWGRSIQLDPVGVLTLEFDDGEVFQWSKVTTSIYNLILGKLYCDHYGTMRIEGNREYSCKLKFKEQSIIDRNPHQVQGMVQDRRGRTVATLFGKWDESMYYMNDDFSGKGKGFESMKEPHMLWRRSKPPRFPTRYNLTRFAMTLNELTHGLKEKLPPTDSRLRPDQRYLENGEFDMANSEKLRLEQRQRQARNMQDRGWKPRWFAKDKGSDTYRYVGGYWEARGWGNWDSCPDIFGQIPTDQLFD; encoded by the exons ATGCACCCACTTTGCTGCATCTCCACCGTGTCCGATAACTCACCGGCGAATCTATCCATGGCAGTCACCGTCAGATCCAACCCGGATCCCGGATCAACCACCGTTGAACCACAAAACCAAAACCACAACAACACTAGTCATTTCTCAAATCACCACCACCATAATCACAGCACCGCCAGCTACTGCAGCAGCAATAATGGAACGGattgtaacaaaaataacaGGATGAGTCACCAGAGAGTTTCGTCTGCAAGGGAGCAACCACTTATACAGGTGGATGTGAAGATAAATGATATAGTAGGGAATGGAATTTCGGGGATTTTATATAAGTGGGTGAATTATGGGAAAGGCTGGCGGCCGAGATGGTTTGTTTTGCAAGATGGAGTGTTGTCGTATTATAAAATTCACGGACCTGACAAGATTCTTGTTAATCAAGAGACTGAGAAAGGATCCAAAATTATCGGTGAAGAATCCATGAGACGGATTTCTAGGCCTAAGAATGGGAATTCGCAGAATAGGCGTAAGCCTGTTGGTGAAATTCACCTTAAG GTATCTTCGATCCGGGAGAGCAGATCAGATGACAAGAGGTTCTCAATATTTACCGGCACAAAGAGGCTGCACCTGAGAGCAGAGACACGTGAGGATCGCTTGGCATGGATGGAAGCATTGCAGGCTGTGAAGGATATGTTCCCTCGTATGTCTAACAGTGAACTAATGGGTCCTTTGGACAGTGTGGCAGTCTCAACTGAGAAGCTCAGGCAGCGGCTTCAAGAAGAGGGAGTGAGTGAGGAGTTGATACTGGACAGTGAGCAGATCATGAGGAGTGAGTTTGCCGCGCTGCAGAACCAGATAGTGCTGCTCAAGCAGAAGCAATGGCTTCTCATTGACACACTTCGCCACTTAGAG ACAGAGAAGGTTGACTTGGAGAATACAGTAGTTGATGAGAGCCGAAGGCAGTTGAACGATCAAGGCACAACATCTTCTTCTATTCTGAGACAATACAAGTTTAGTG aagCAAGTGTCAGTGAATccgatgatgataataatgaaaGAGTTGATGGTGCAGAAGAAGAAACAGATGATGATGAGAACGCGTTCTTTGATACTCGTGATTTTCTATCATCAGGTTCTTTCAAAAGTAATGAGTCTGATTTTCGGCCATCATCATTCTCTTCAGATGATGAAGGGTTTTTTGCACTTGAATCAGAAGATGGCATTGATCCTTTGATTAGGTCTGTTGGATCAAACTATCCTTACATTAAGCGTCGTAAGAAGTTACCTGAtccaattgaaaaagaaaaaggtgtgAGTCTATGGTCGATGATTAAGGATAACATTGGGAAGGACCTAACCAAAGTTTGTCTTCCTGTTTACTTCAATGAGCCTCTCTCTTCACTACAAAAATGCTTTGAAGATTTGGAATATTCATATCTTCTTGATCGGGCATATGAATGGGGAAAACAG GGTAATAGTCTTATGAGGATTCTTAACGTGGCTGCTTTTGCTGTTTCTGGATATGCTTCAACTGAAGGAAGAATTTGCAAACCATTTAATCCATTATTAGGGGAAACATATGAGGCCGACTATCCGGATAAGGGCCTCCGGTTTTTCTCAGAGAAG GTCAGTCATCACCCCATGATTGTTGCATGCCATTGTGAGGGTACAGGATGGAAATTTTGGGGCGATAGCAATCTCAAAAGCAAATTTTGGGGTCGCTCGATTCAGCTTGATCCTGTTGGAGTTTTGACTTTGGAATTTGACGATGGAGAAGTCTTTCAGTGGAGTAAG GTTACAACATCAATATACAATCTTATACTTGGAAAACTGTACTGTGATCACTATGGTACAATGCGCATAGAAGGAAATCGTGAGTATTCATGCAAGCTGAAATTTAAGGAGCAGTCTATTATAGACCGAAATCCTCACCAG GTACAAGGAATGGTTCAAGATAGGCGTGGTAGAACAGTGGCAACTCTTTTTGGAAAATGGGATGAGAGCATGTATTACATGAATGATGATTTCTCTGGGAAGGGAAAGGGGTTTGAGTCTATGAAAGAACCCCATATGCTGTGGAGGCGAAGTAAACCCCCCAGATTTCCCACCAGATACAATTTAACACGCTTTGCCATGACATTGAATGAGCTCACCCATGGACTTAAG GAAAAGCTGCCTCCTACAGATTCAAGGCTTAGACCTGACCAAAGATACTTGGAAAATGGTGAATTTGATATGGCAAATTCAGAGAAACTGCGACTAGAGCAACGTCAACGCCAG GCCCGAAATATGCAGGATAGGGGCTGGAAACCACGGTGGTTTGCAAAGGATAAAGGAAGTGATACATACCGTTATGTCGGCGGGTATTGGGAGGCCAGAGGCTGGGGAAATTGGGATTCATGCCCTGATATATTTGGCCAGATTCCTACCGATCAGCTCTTTGATTAA
- the LOC133694487 gene encoding oxysterol-binding protein-related protein 1C-like isoform X2, with protein MTARKIFTTSKSISKTEKVDLENTVVDESRRQLNDQGTTSSSILRQYKFSEASVSESDDDNNERVDGAEEETDDDENAFFDTRDFLSSGSFKSNESDFRPSSFSSDDEGFFALESEDGIDPLIRSVGSNYPYIKRRKKLPDPIEKEKGVSLWSMIKDNIGKDLTKVCLPVYFNEPLSSLQKCFEDLEYSYLLDRAYEWGKQGNSLMRILNVAAFAVSGYASTEGRICKPFNPLLGETYEADYPDKGLRFFSEKVSHHPMIVACHCEGTGWKFWGDSNLKSKFWGRSIQLDPVGVLTLEFDDGEVFQWSKVTTSIYNLILGKLYCDHYGTMRIEGNREYSCKLKFKEQSIIDRNPHQVQGMVQDRRGRTVATLFGKWDESMYYMNDDFSGKGKGFESMKEPHMLWRRSKPPRFPTRYNLTRFAMTLNELTHGLKEKLPPTDSRLRPDQRYLENGEFDMANSEKLRLEQRQRQARNMQDRGWKPRWFAKDKGSDTYRYVGGYWEARGWGNWDSCPDIFGQIPTDQLFD; from the exons ATGACTGCTAGGAAGATTTTTACGACTTCAAAATCTATATCTAAG ACAGAGAAGGTTGACTTGGAGAATACAGTAGTTGATGAGAGCCGAAGGCAGTTGAACGATCAAGGCACAACATCTTCTTCTATTCTGAGACAATACAAGTTTAGTG aagCAAGTGTCAGTGAATccgatgatgataataatgaaaGAGTTGATGGTGCAGAAGAAGAAACAGATGATGATGAGAACGCGTTCTTTGATACTCGTGATTTTCTATCATCAGGTTCTTTCAAAAGTAATGAGTCTGATTTTCGGCCATCATCATTCTCTTCAGATGATGAAGGGTTTTTTGCACTTGAATCAGAAGATGGCATTGATCCTTTGATTAGGTCTGTTGGATCAAACTATCCTTACATTAAGCGTCGTAAGAAGTTACCTGAtccaattgaaaaagaaaaaggtgtgAGTCTATGGTCGATGATTAAGGATAACATTGGGAAGGACCTAACCAAAGTTTGTCTTCCTGTTTACTTCAATGAGCCTCTCTCTTCACTACAAAAATGCTTTGAAGATTTGGAATATTCATATCTTCTTGATCGGGCATATGAATGGGGAAAACAG GGTAATAGTCTTATGAGGATTCTTAACGTGGCTGCTTTTGCTGTTTCTGGATATGCTTCAACTGAAGGAAGAATTTGCAAACCATTTAATCCATTATTAGGGGAAACATATGAGGCCGACTATCCGGATAAGGGCCTCCGGTTTTTCTCAGAGAAG GTCAGTCATCACCCCATGATTGTTGCATGCCATTGTGAGGGTACAGGATGGAAATTTTGGGGCGATAGCAATCTCAAAAGCAAATTTTGGGGTCGCTCGATTCAGCTTGATCCTGTTGGAGTTTTGACTTTGGAATTTGACGATGGAGAAGTCTTTCAGTGGAGTAAG GTTACAACATCAATATACAATCTTATACTTGGAAAACTGTACTGTGATCACTATGGTACAATGCGCATAGAAGGAAATCGTGAGTATTCATGCAAGCTGAAATTTAAGGAGCAGTCTATTATAGACCGAAATCCTCACCAG GTACAAGGAATGGTTCAAGATAGGCGTGGTAGAACAGTGGCAACTCTTTTTGGAAAATGGGATGAGAGCATGTATTACATGAATGATGATTTCTCTGGGAAGGGAAAGGGGTTTGAGTCTATGAAAGAACCCCATATGCTGTGGAGGCGAAGTAAACCCCCCAGATTTCCCACCAGATACAATTTAACACGCTTTGCCATGACATTGAATGAGCTCACCCATGGACTTAAG GAAAAGCTGCCTCCTACAGATTCAAGGCTTAGACCTGACCAAAGATACTTGGAAAATGGTGAATTTGATATGGCAAATTCAGAGAAACTGCGACTAGAGCAACGTCAACGCCAG GCCCGAAATATGCAGGATAGGGGCTGGAAACCACGGTGGTTTGCAAAGGATAAAGGAAGTGATACATACCGTTATGTCGGCGGGTATTGGGAGGCCAGAGGCTGGGGAAATTGGGATTCATGCCCTGATATATTTGGCCAGATTCCTACCGATCAGCTCTTTGATTAA